A single genomic interval of Candidatus Binataceae bacterium harbors:
- the ligD gene encoding DNA ligase D, translating to MPADRKLSRYQAKRDFNQTAEPSGENAVSPSQVRRFVIQKHAATSLHYDFRLELDGVFKSWAVTKGPSVDPHDKRLAVEVEDHPLDYGDFEGTIPKGQYGGGSVQLWDRGYWLPQESDPAAAIDHGELKFALEGERLHGEWVLVRIKNRRPGDKKNNWLLIKHRDAFARDDESRALLAEDRSIASGRSMAEIAAGKGDGPRPFMLAAKLNAAPDAVWNSDRGAAAELRASAAPNVRFSTIPTAASSKPDLRGSEPMPEFIAPELCKVIERPPSGLDWVHEVKLDGYRIQARVEESRVVLRTRRGLDWTSKFSAIAHAAARLPEGIYDGEVVALNQKGAPDFGALQNALAEGKTGELIYFIFDLIFLEGNNLQQISLRERKTTLKRIIETLEGDSPIRYVEHFDASGESVLETAREMSLEGIVSKRLGEIYRPGQRDWTKTKCRAGQEVVLGGWTSEGGRFRSLLAGVYHDKHLTYAGRIGTGFGEDVVRQILPRLKELTTARNPFEGQNAPRSQSGIHWLKPELVAQIEFAGWTAEGIVRAGAFKGLREDKPASEVIAERSAPVQEADAAKPVPKTKSSNTFASPKLKTGASASVMGVAISHPDKAMWPDAGDGKPVTKLDLANYYEAVGDSLIEYINGRPCSIVRAPDGIHSEHFFQRHAMPGMSQLLSLVRVSDDHQPYLQIDSVEGLIALAQLGALELHPWNCAAGAPEEPGRLVFDLDPAPDLDFRAVIECARELRERLNSLGLTSFCKTTGGKGLHVVSPLSPGKKGKLDWPVAKAFAREVVAQMAADSPARYLITMAKKDRHGKVFLDYLRNDRMATAVAVLSPRARAGAPVSMPLDWSQVRTGLEPTRFTVRTALSLLAKSDPWKDYSKSGRSLENAIKLLGQNTID from the coding sequence ATGCCCGCAGACCGCAAACTTTCCCGCTATCAGGCCAAGCGCGACTTCAACCAAACCGCCGAACCCAGCGGCGAAAATGCCGTCTCGCCCTCTCAGGTCCGCCGCTTCGTCATTCAGAAACACGCGGCCACCAGCCTGCACTATGATTTCCGTCTCGAACTCGACGGCGTGTTCAAGTCGTGGGCCGTCACCAAAGGGCCTTCGGTCGATCCGCATGATAAACGCCTCGCGGTCGAGGTCGAAGATCATCCGCTCGATTACGGCGACTTCGAAGGGACTATTCCGAAGGGACAATATGGCGGCGGCTCGGTGCAGTTGTGGGATCGCGGCTATTGGCTGCCGCAAGAAAGTGATCCCGCCGCCGCAATCGATCACGGCGAACTGAAGTTCGCGCTCGAAGGTGAACGGCTGCACGGCGAATGGGTGCTCGTGCGGATCAAAAATCGCCGGCCAGGCGACAAAAAAAACAACTGGCTGCTGATCAAGCATCGCGACGCCTTCGCGCGTGACGATGAGAGCCGTGCCCTCTTAGCCGAGGATCGCTCGATCGCCTCGGGCCGTTCGATGGCGGAGATCGCTGCCGGCAAAGGCGACGGCCCCCGGCCGTTTATGCTCGCCGCCAAGCTAAACGCGGCGCCCGACGCTGTCTGGAACTCAGACCGCGGCGCCGCCGCAGAACTGCGTGCATCCGCGGCGCCCAATGTAAGGTTCTCAACGATCCCGACGGCGGCATCGAGCAAACCTGACCTTCGCGGTTCCGAGCCGATGCCGGAGTTCATTGCGCCCGAGTTATGCAAAGTAATCGAGCGGCCACCTTCAGGTCTCGATTGGGTTCACGAAGTCAAGCTCGACGGCTATCGGATTCAGGCGCGGGTCGAAGAGAGTCGGGTGGTGCTACGCACTCGGAGAGGTCTCGATTGGACTAGCAAGTTCAGTGCAATTGCGCACGCTGCGGCCCGTCTGCCTGAAGGAATCTACGATGGTGAGGTAGTAGCCCTCAACCAGAAAGGCGCGCCGGACTTTGGTGCATTGCAGAATGCCCTTGCCGAGGGCAAAACCGGCGAGCTGATCTATTTTATTTTCGACTTGATATTCCTCGAGGGCAACAACCTGCAACAGATTTCACTGCGCGAGCGCAAGACGACCTTGAAACGCATCATCGAAACTCTCGAGGGCGATTCGCCCATCCGCTACGTCGAACATTTCGATGCGTCAGGCGAATCGGTGTTAGAAACCGCTCGAGAAATGTCACTCGAAGGTATCGTCTCGAAGCGTTTGGGCGAGATCTATCGTCCCGGCCAACGCGACTGGACTAAGACGAAGTGCCGCGCCGGCCAGGAAGTCGTGCTCGGCGGATGGACGAGCGAAGGCGGCCGCTTCCGTTCTCTGCTTGCAGGAGTCTACCACGACAAACATCTCACCTATGCCGGACGGATCGGCACCGGCTTCGGCGAAGACGTGGTCAGGCAGATTCTTCCGCGGCTCAAAGAACTCACGACTGCGCGGAACCCATTCGAGGGTCAGAACGCACCGCGCAGTCAAAGCGGTATACATTGGCTGAAGCCCGAGTTAGTTGCGCAAATCGAGTTCGCCGGGTGGACCGCCGAGGGCATCGTGCGGGCAGGCGCGTTCAAAGGACTGCGCGAAGACAAACCCGCGTCTGAAGTGATTGCCGAACGCTCGGCGCCTGTACAGGAAGCAGACGCCGCCAAGCCCGTGCCTAAAACGAAAAGCTCAAACACCTTCGCATCGCCCAAACTCAAGACCGGCGCCAGCGCCAGCGTGATGGGTGTTGCGATTTCTCACCCGGACAAAGCGATGTGGCCCGATGCTGGTGACGGAAAGCCCGTAACCAAGCTCGACCTCGCGAATTACTACGAGGCTGTCGGCGACAGCCTCATTGAATACATAAATGGGCGTCCGTGCTCGATCGTGCGCGCACCTGACGGAATCCACAGCGAACATTTTTTTCAGCGCCATGCGATGCCGGGAATGTCCCAGTTGCTCTCTCTCGTGAGAGTCTCCGATGATCATCAGCCATACCTGCAGATCGATTCGGTCGAAGGACTGATCGCTCTTGCCCAGCTCGGCGCGCTGGAACTGCATCCGTGGAATTGCGCTGCGGGCGCGCCCGAGGAGCCGGGCCGCCTCGTCTTTGACCTCGACCCGGCGCCGGACCTCGATTTTCGCGCCGTCATCGAGTGCGCGCGCGAACTCCGTGAGCGCCTCAACTCTCTCGGCTTGACGAGCTTTTGTAAAACCACTGGCGGCAAAGGACTGCACGTCGTGTCGCCGCTCTCGCCTGGAAAAAAGGGTAAGCTTGATTGGCCGGTGGCGAAGGCCTTCGCTCGCGAAGTCGTCGCGCAAATGGCTGCCGACAGCCCGGCCCGCTACCTCATCACGATGGCTAAGAAAGACCGGCACGGTAAAGTTTTTCTTGACTATCTGCGCAACGATCGTATGGCGACAGCCGTTGCCGTTCTTTCGCCACGTGCACGTGCGGGCGCGCCGGTTTCAATGCCGCTCGACTGGAGTCAAGTCAGAACGGGACTCGAGCCCACGCGTTTCACCGTCCGCACCGCTCTTTCGCTGCTCGCCAAGAGCGATCCGTGGAAGGATTATAGTAAGTCGGGGCGCTCATTGGAGAACGCAATCAAGCTCTTAGGGCAAAACACAATCGACTGA
- a CDS encoding N-acetylmuramoyl-L-alanine amidase-like domain-containing protein, giving the protein MEPNRPQGLSRRRVRQLLSNTQSYHSAASRIEVLSRHFLGHPYKPNPLIGSADESEVFTASLDGFDCVTYIETILALARAATVDDFIEGLRKIRYQHGRIQWEQRNHYMTFWIRNNVREGIISPVATPAIPVLSRERLLNVVPGLASKLTRVKCVPKLEVMRRAAYLRSGDLIFFASTRKHLDVFHTGIIVSDGKYPLMRHASRSQGFVVEQNLSEFLKANRMAGVIVVRPREIKKRIAITN; this is encoded by the coding sequence ATGGAACCGAACCGGCCACAAGGTCTTAGCCGGCGGCGTGTCCGGCAACTCCTATCGAACACGCAGTCTTACCATTCAGCCGCCAGCCGCATTGAGGTTCTATCCCGCCACTTCCTTGGACATCCCTACAAGCCAAATCCCTTGATTGGATCCGCCGATGAATCGGAAGTCTTCACCGCTTCATTAGACGGATTCGACTGTGTCACCTATATTGAGACAATTTTGGCGCTCGCACGCGCTGCGACCGTTGATGACTTCATCGAAGGGCTGCGCAAGATCCGGTATCAACACGGACGCATCCAGTGGGAACAGCGCAATCACTATATGACGTTCTGGATTCGTAACAACGTGCGCGAAGGGATAATCAGCCCGGTCGCGACGCCGGCTATTCCGGTACTCAGCCGGGAGCGCCTTCTCAATGTCGTACCCGGACTCGCTTCAAAGCTGACTCGCGTGAAATGTGTACCAAAGCTGGAAGTGATGCGGCGCGCAGCCTACCTGCGCAGCGGTGATCTGATTTTCTTTGCCTCCACACGCAAACATCTTGATGTGTTTCATACCGGCATCATCGTAAGCGATGGCAAATATCCACTCATGCGTCACGCTTCGCGCAGCCAGGGATTTGTCGTTGAACAGAACTTGAGTGAGTTTCTTAAGGCCAATCGGATGGCCGGTGTCATCGTGGTGCGGCCTCGGGAGATTAAGAAGCGAATTGCAATTACTAATTAG
- a CDS encoding DOMON-like domain-containing protein, with product MNAEQYIDLSCHPSKPAESVRTVQVLVRRSTNAELQMTFRVDGDIDRIRIPSSSAPRIATQLWQHTCFEAFAAIAGQPAYHEFNFAPSGEWAVYAFSAYRNGSLLENQNLRPQIAVRATGSRLELTSLVRLDALPAFHPRVSLHLGLSAVIEASDGLSYWALRHPADKPDFHDAAGFALLLDPQAQITDA from the coding sequence ATGAACGCGGAACAATACATTGACCTGAGTTGCCATCCGTCGAAACCCGCTGAGTCGGTCCGCACTGTTCAGGTGCTCGTTCGCCGATCAACCAACGCCGAACTTCAGATGACCTTCCGCGTCGACGGCGATATTGATCGGATTCGCATTCCTTCGTCCAGCGCACCGCGTATCGCTACCCAACTCTGGCAACACACCTGCTTCGAAGCTTTCGCCGCGATCGCGGGACAACCGGCCTACCACGAGTTTAATTTCGCTCCGTCGGGAGAGTGGGCCGTCTATGCCTTCTCCGCCTATCGCAACGGCAGCCTTCTTGAGAACCAAAACCTGCGGCCGCAGATCGCTGTGCGCGCCACTGGCAGTCGGCTTGAACTCACAAGCCTTGTCCGACTCGATGCCCTACCTGCCTTCCACCCGCGTGTTTCCCTCCATCTCGGGCTCTCCGCGGTCATCGAGGCGAGCGACGGGCTCTCGTATTGGGCGCTTCGCCATCCAGCCGATAAACCGGACTTTCACGACGCCGCCGGCTTCGCCCTGCTGCTCGACCCACAAGCACAAATAACCGACGCCTGA
- a CDS encoding glycosyltransferase family 2 protein, giving the protein MIRDTGSGWVYADGVSQPRIDYQTGSIRDGFDFGPLVGVSVQAARNAGIDSAWRWGGLYDLRLRLSETHAIVRIPEPLYSQSIVDARPTGEKQFDYVDPRNRDYQIEMETIATAHLKRIGAWLPPHFERVPAAEEAFPVKASVVIPVRNRERTILDAVQSALGQRADFEFNVLVVDNHSTDRTTELLRGISDSRIRRIIPERRDLGIGGCWNEAIYSKDCGQYVIQLDSDDLYINENVLRRIVGQLEAGPYAMVIGSYTMVDFSLREIPPGLINHGEWSRENGRNNALRVNGLGAPRAFNTSVLRRIGFPNVSYGEDYAVALRLSRDYEIGRIYDSVYLCRRWEGNSDSALPVEIANRYDSYKDWLRTVEIQARMRR; this is encoded by the coding sequence GTGATCCGTGACACCGGCAGCGGCTGGGTTTATGCCGACGGAGTAAGCCAACCCCGTATCGATTATCAAACCGGCAGCATCCGCGACGGTTTTGACTTCGGCCCGCTAGTTGGTGTCTCGGTTCAAGCCGCGCGTAACGCCGGGATCGATAGCGCCTGGCGATGGGGAGGACTATACGACCTGCGCCTAAGACTTTCGGAAACACACGCTATCGTGCGAATTCCCGAACCGTTGTACAGCCAGTCGATCGTTGACGCACGGCCGACGGGGGAGAAACAATTCGATTATGTAGATCCGCGCAATCGCGACTACCAAATTGAAATGGAGACTATCGCGACGGCGCATCTGAAGCGAATCGGCGCCTGGTTACCGCCCCACTTCGAGAGAGTTCCAGCCGCTGAGGAGGCCTTTCCGGTAAAGGCCAGCGTCGTAATACCAGTGCGGAATCGCGAGCGGACAATTCTCGACGCCGTTCAGAGCGCCCTCGGCCAGCGCGCTGATTTCGAGTTCAATGTGCTCGTCGTCGATAACCATTCGACCGATCGGACAACGGAGCTTTTGCGAGGCATCAGTGATTCGCGGATTAGACGCATCATCCCCGAACGCCGCGATTTGGGCATCGGCGGATGCTGGAACGAGGCGATTTATTCCAAAGACTGCGGCCAATACGTTATTCAGCTTGATTCCGACGATCTATACATCAATGAAAACGTTCTTCGCCGGATCGTCGGACAACTTGAAGCGGGACCTTACGCAATGGTTATAGGCTCTTATACTATGGTTGATTTTTCATTGAGGGAGATTCCGCCTGGGCTTATCAACCATGGCGAGTGGAGTCGCGAGAACGGCAGAAACAATGCGCTCCGGGTTAATGGGCTTGGCGCGCCCCGCGCATTTAACACTTCGGTTCTGCGCCGTATCGGATTTCCGAATGTGAGCTATGGCGAGGATTACGCCGTGGCGCTGCGCCTGAGCCGTGATTACGAGATAGGCCGGATCTACGACTCCGTTTATCTTTGCCGCCGATGGGAAGGCAATAGCGATAGCGCCCTGCCGGTCGAGATTGCGAATCGATACGATTCGTACAAGGACTGGCTCCGCACCGTCGAGATCCAGGCGCGGATGCGCAGATGA